Part of the Blastocatellia bacterium genome, TGCAATGGGGGGCTGTCCCCGAGGGACACGGAGGAGATGTCATTCGGGTTTCGGCGAATTCCACTTGGCCTGGAAATCGGCCGCCGACAGAGCGTAATAGTCCGCGTTTTTCTCAATATAGGAAGCCCATTTCTCCGGCACTTCATCGTTGGGAAAGATCGCTTCCACCGGACAGGCAGGAACGCAGGCTCCACAGTCAATGCATTCTTCAGGATTGATGTACAATTGCTCGACGATGTCATATCCGGGCTCATTCTTCCCCGGATGAATGCAATCCACCGGGCACACATCCACACAGGCAGTATCCTTGGTTCCGATGCACGGTTCGGCAATTGTATATGCCATCGCTTCTGCCTCCTTCGCGCGTCAATCTCCTCTTTGCTTCGAGGGCCAGCCGGTTCGGTTGACTCTCGCTTTGAAAAAAGAGGAGAGAACTTATAGCCGATTTTGACCCGATGAGCAAGATGACCATCGGTTTTGTCCAAAACAAATCTTCTCCCGGCCGACGGAGTTCACGCGCCTGTCATCCGCGACGTGCCTGTCAGCGCCGGAAGAAGAGCTGCTTCTGGAAATGGTTGTTGAGCCTCGCGCCCTCGATTTAGTTTCCGCTCTTGATTTCGTCGTAGACGGTAGCAATGTTGGTCTGCAGACTCTGGAATCCGGCGGTCCAACGATACTTATCGAGTTTAATCGAAGCCTGCGCCTGCTCCTTGGTCAATCCTTTTTCGATCGCCTCTTTGACGGCGGCGCGCAAATCGCTGAGGTACTGCCTGAATTCTCTCAGATTGGCAACCGTCCCGACATCCCCATGACCGGGGATGA contains:
- a CDS encoding ferredoxin family protein, which produces MAYTIAEPCIGTKDTACVDVCPVDCIHPGKNEPGYDIVEQLYINPEECIDCGACVPACPVEAIFPNDEVPEKWASYIEKNADYYALSAADFQAKWNSPKPE